One stretch of Pararhizobium qamdonense DNA includes these proteins:
- a CDS encoding CHASE2 domain-containing protein codes for MKRFRLSRIRPLFAGAAASLVGALLLFFTGGAALETQREQFFDSLTQWLPAPQSAEIVVIDVDRKAMQQAPDQSWGRLETADLLSRLSKAGAKAAAVDFIFSTACDPADPANTALTQAISGLPVILGFLIADGGPEHPGPVPPVAVRKPVSIPDLWFINGAEASCTFLQTASRSAAAAFLVGDEDARIRRVQAFSIIGNDAYPALGLEAARLAAGGHTPILGGEPAWLKLESRLIELDADGSLRFAASPSATITARTVSAGDVLSGAVAGDRFKDKTVLIGSSLPHLGGLRSTASMPLEPSVQIHADIANAVLTGFIPQRHAKLPLFEAALALTGGLLVAFVATRLRPVTSVALGLLAISATIGAAAAIYAASALLVDAVGISLVLMFVLIVTSTLQFARVRRAESTARSKFSQYLPQSVVARYIDNPDDDRVAGEERPVTALFTDIEGFSTLSQKLAPRDLVTLLDIYYAEVNGLVARYGGMVDKVVGDAVHAFFNAPEDLHDHVNRAIDCAGAIRALTEEMRRRPGFAEHQFGRTRIGIETGIAVLGEVGAGGKLDYTAHGDCINLAARLQEANKFLGTAICIGPQAAVESGRMLRSLGMHDIRGFGEMELFTSEM; via the coding sequence TTGAAACGTTTCCGCCTGTCCCGGATCAGGCCGCTGTTTGCGGGCGCGGCGGCGAGCCTTGTGGGTGCCTTGCTGCTGTTCTTTACCGGCGGCGCAGCACTGGAAACGCAGCGGGAGCAGTTCTTCGATTCGCTTACCCAATGGCTTCCCGCACCGCAATCGGCAGAGATCGTCGTCATCGATGTCGATCGCAAGGCGATGCAGCAGGCGCCGGACCAGAGCTGGGGCCGATTGGAGACGGCCGATCTCCTGTCCAGGCTTTCGAAAGCCGGCGCCAAGGCTGCGGCCGTCGATTTCATCTTCTCCACGGCCTGCGACCCCGCAGACCCCGCCAATACCGCCCTGACACAGGCGATTTCCGGCCTGCCGGTCATTCTGGGTTTCCTGATTGCAGATGGCGGGCCCGAACATCCCGGCCCCGTACCGCCGGTTGCCGTGCGCAAACCGGTCAGCATTCCCGATCTCTGGTTCATCAACGGCGCCGAAGCCTCCTGCACCTTTCTGCAGACGGCCTCACGCTCGGCAGCGGCCGCCTTTCTGGTCGGCGACGAGGATGCCCGCATCCGCCGGGTCCAGGCCTTCTCGATCATCGGCAATGACGCCTATCCGGCATTGGGTCTTGAAGCCGCCCGGCTGGCTGCGGGCGGACACACGCCCATCCTTGGCGGGGAGCCCGCGTGGCTGAAGCTTGAGAGCCGGTTGATCGAACTGGACGCGGATGGCAGCCTGCGTTTTGCCGCAAGCCCGAGTGCTACGATCACGGCGCGCACCGTATCTGCAGGCGATGTGCTGAGCGGCGCGGTTGCGGGCGATCGCTTCAAGGACAAGACGGTGCTGATCGGCAGCAGCCTGCCGCATCTCGGCGGATTGCGCTCCACCGCCTCCATGCCGCTCGAACCCTCGGTGCAGATCCACGCCGATATCGCCAATGCCGTGCTCACCGGTTTCATTCCGCAACGGCATGCTAAGCTACCGCTGTTTGAAGCGGCACTGGCCCTGACCGGCGGCCTGCTGGTGGCTTTCGTCGCCACGCGCCTGCGGCCGGTCACATCGGTTGCGCTTGGGCTTCTTGCCATCTCCGCGACCATCGGCGCAGCAGCCGCCATCTATGCCGCGTCCGCCCTGCTGGTCGATGCCGTCGGCATCAGTCTGGTTTTGATGTTCGTGCTGATCGTGACCAGCACGCTGCAATTTGCCCGCGTCCGGCGGGCGGAATCGACTGCGCGCAGCAAGTTTTCACAATATTTGCCGCAATCCGTCGTCGCCCGCTATATCGACAATCCCGACGATGACCGTGTTGCCGGGGAGGAACGTCCGGTCACCGCCTTGTTTACCGATATCGAGGGTTTCTCAACCCTGTCGCAAAAGCTTGCGCCGCGCGATCTCGTGACCCTGCTCGATATCTATTATGCGGAGGTCAACGGGCTGGTCGCGCGGTATGGCGGCATGGTCGATAAGGTGGTCGGCGACGCCGTGCACGCCTTTTTCAATGCGCCGGAGGATTTGCACGATCACGTCAACAGGGCGATCGACTGCGCCGGGGCGATCCGGGCTCTGACGGAGGAAATGCGCCGCCGGCCGGGCTTTGCCGAACACCAGTTTGGCCGCACCCGCATCGGCATCGAGACGGGCATTGCGGTTCTCGGCGAAGTCGGCGCCGGTGGCAAGCTGGACTATACGGCGCATGGTGACTGCATCAATCTGGCCGCACGGCTGCAGGAGGCCAACAAGTTTCTCGGCACCGCCATCTGCATCGGCCCGCAGGCAGCCGTCGAAAGCGGCCGTATGTTGCGCTCGCTCGGCATGCACGACATTCGCGGCTTCGGCGAAATGGAATTGTTTACCAGCGAGATGTAG
- a CDS encoding FecR family protein, whose protein sequence is MRPGLIGRRAFVVSCALAAGGLAAIPAQATTVIGKASDVRGKVNLKRAKKQEGLATGGQIMDNDFVATGSDSFADLALVGDTRVLLGSKTELLLDSFIAGQGGTMELGLGQMVFDRPEGLPKIDLVLRTTFGMIGVRGTKFFAGPNRGVFAVFVEHGQVSVDAGGVQRLVGAGEGIEIARPGEAPNEIVKWKEARIVEAYASAGLQR, encoded by the coding sequence CTGCGGCCGGGCCTGATCGGACGGCGGGCATTCGTCGTTAGCTGCGCTTTGGCTGCAGGTGGTCTTGCCGCAATACCGGCTCAGGCCACCACGGTGATCGGCAAGGCATCGGACGTGCGCGGCAAGGTCAATCTCAAACGGGCGAAAAAGCAGGAGGGATTGGCGACCGGCGGGCAGATCATGGACAATGATTTCGTCGCGACCGGCAGCGACAGTTTTGCCGATCTGGCGCTGGTGGGCGATACGCGCGTCCTTTTGGGCAGCAAGACGGAGCTTTTGCTCGACAGTTTCATTGCCGGCCAGGGCGGGACGATGGAGCTTGGCCTGGGGCAGATGGTGTTCGACCGGCCGGAGGGCCTTCCGAAGATCGACCTGGTGCTTCGCACCACGTTCGGCATGATCGGCGTGCGCGGCACGAAATTTTTCGCAGGCCCCAATCGCGGCGTCTTTGCCGTCTTCGTCGAACACGGCCAGGTCTCGGTCGATGCCGGTGGCGTCCAGCGGCTGGTCGGCGCCGGCGAAGGCATCGAGATCGCGAGGCCCGGCGAAGCGCCGAACGAGATCGTCAAATGGAAGGAAGCCCGGATCGTCGAGGCCTATGCCAGCGCCGGCCTGCAGCGCTGA
- a CDS encoding tetratricopeptide repeat protein yields the protein MKNEPSKRISALNAILLTAVSLLSVAAITIPEARAASSLLPSDQCDAEAGSEHDLQRNLAFRPVATDDIRIGIALSACREAYNQGSGPRQTFELARVLHAAGQRGQAMAMLEEAAAGNHAIAMVNYAVMLGERGDHAAEFALYQRAAATGNILAAFNLGVAYRDGTGTPANGPLAAQWFERASVARDNLGAFNLAVMLDEGKQLPEDNGKAAQFYRLAAERGNVDAMINLAIMLETGEGMPADAGAARAMFTLAAGKGDAFAQAKIAQAPAVTAIVEPDEQASLLLPKSERAK from the coding sequence ATGAAAAACGAACCCAGCAAGCGCATTTCAGCCCTCAACGCCATTCTGCTTACCGCCGTCAGCCTGCTGTCCGTCGCGGCAATCACCATTCCCGAGGCGCGGGCAGCATCCTCCCTTTTGCCCTCGGACCAATGCGATGCGGAAGCCGGCAGCGAGCATGACCTGCAACGCAATCTGGCCTTTCGTCCCGTGGCGACCGACGATATCCGCATCGGCATTGCCCTTTCGGCTTGCCGCGAAGCCTACAACCAGGGCAGCGGCCCGCGCCAAACCTTTGAGCTTGCCCGCGTGCTCCATGCCGCCGGCCAGCGCGGCCAGGCCATGGCGATGCTGGAAGAGGCGGCCGCAGGCAATCATGCCATCGCGATGGTGAACTATGCCGTCATGCTCGGCGAACGCGGCGACCATGCTGCAGAATTCGCACTGTACCAGAGGGCCGCCGCCACGGGAAACATCCTTGCCGCCTTCAATCTCGGCGTCGCCTATCGCGACGGCACCGGCACACCGGCCAACGGCCCGCTCGCCGCCCAATGGTTCGAGCGGGCGTCGGTTGCCAGGGATAATCTCGGCGCCTTCAACCTCGCCGTCATGCTGGATGAAGGCAAACAGCTGCCGGAGGATAACGGCAAGGCCGCGCAGTTTTACCGGCTTGCCGCCGAACGCGGCAATGTCGATGCCATGATCAATCTCGCCATCATGCTGGAAACCGGGGAAGGCATGCCTGCCGACGCCGGCGCTGCCAGAGCAATGTTCACCCTGGCTGCCGGAAAAGGCGATGCCTTCGCTCAAGCCAAGATCGCGCAGGCACCGGCCGTCACCGCGATTGTCGAGCCCGATGAACAGGCAAGCCTTCTGCTGCCAAAGTCTGAGCGTGCGAAGTAA
- a CDS encoding YkgJ family cysteine cluster protein — protein MTLAVPTDDFDCQSCGACCSYSQDWPRFSLETDAELDLIPPEYVSADLGGMRCEDNRCLALDGKLGVHVGCKIYAVRPIVCRTCMPGDDECLMARHKLSQKVLL, from the coding sequence ATGACCCTTGCCGTTCCCACTGATGATTTCGACTGCCAGAGTTGTGGCGCCTGCTGCAGCTATTCGCAGGATTGGCCGCGTTTTTCGCTGGAGACGGATGCGGAGCTCGACCTTATCCCGCCGGAATATGTTTCGGCCGATCTCGGCGGCATGCGTTGCGAGGACAATCGTTGTCTGGCGCTCGACGGCAAGCTTGGCGTCCATGTCGGCTGCAAGATCTATGCGGTGCGCCCGATCGTCTGCCGCACCTGCATGCCCGGCGACGACGAATGTCTGATGGCGCGACACAAACTCTCGCAGAAAGTCCTTCTCTGA
- the putA gene encoding trifunctional transcriptional regulator/proline dehydrogenase/L-glutamate gamma-semialdehyde dehydrogenase, whose product MSLPQPQDTSAPSAPFADFAPPIATQTKLRQAITAAYRLPETECLPPLVAAATLPEDIRARAKTTARKLITALRAKHKGSGVEGLVHEYSLSSQEGVALMCLAEALLRIPDTATRDALIRDKIADGDWRSHIGGGRSLFVNAATWGLVVTGKLTSTVNDRSLSAALTRLIARAGEPVIRRGVDMAMRMMGEQFVTGETIDEALKRSRPLEAKGFRYSYDMLGEAATTAADAKRYYADYENAIHAIGKASNGRGIYEGPGISIKLSALHPRYVRAQSARVMAELLPKVKALALIAKSYDIGLNIDAEEADRLELSLDLLEALRLDPALSGWNGMGFVVQAYGKRCPFVLDFIIDLARRSGHRMMVRLVKGAYWDAEIKRAQIDGLDGFPVYTRKIYTDISYIACARKLLDAADVIFPQFATHNAQSLAAIYEMAGPDFKVGKYEFQCLHGMGEPLYDEVVGKANLDRPCRIYAPVGTHETLLAYLVRRLLENGANSSFVNRIADPAVSIDELIADPVDTVRAMPVMGAQHEQIKLPVDLYAGRSNSAGLDLSNETSLAMLSEALKASAAIDWTAAPHLCSEKLRGESRLVLNPGDHRDVVGSVVETAADDARRAVEIALAEGAGWSAVPPTERAQCLVRAADLMQASMPKLLGLIVREAGKSLPNAIAEVREAIDFLRYYAEQATRTFGPAHQALGPIVCISPWNFPLAIFCGQIAAALVAGNPVLAKPAEETPLIAAEGVRILHEAGIPPEALQLLPGDGRVGAALVGAPNIAGVMFTGSTEVARLIQAQLAERLSASGKPVPLIAETGGQNAMIVDSSALAEQVVGDVIASAFDSAGQRCSALRVLCLQDDVADRVLTMLKGALHELDIGRTDRLAVDVGPVITAEAKEIIEKHIDAMRGIGAKVEQIALSPATANGTFVPPTIIELKQLSDLKREVFGPVLHVLRYERDDLDRLIDDINATGYGLTFGLHTRLDETIAHVTSRVKAGNLYVNRNIIGAVVGVQPFGGRGLSGTGPKAGGPLYLGRLVTTPPVPPQHSSVHTDPVLLDFAKWLDSKGLRTQAQDARETGSQSALGLTTELAGPVGEINLYALHPRGKILLVPQTADGLYRQLAAVFATGNTAVVDTTSGLKEALASLPATVAARVSFTADWRMDVPFAGALIEGEAERVRTVNRQIATLPGPLVLVQAASTAELSKNPDAYCLNWLLEEVSTSINTAAAGGNASLMSIG is encoded by the coding sequence ATGAGCCTGCCGCAGCCACAAGACACCTCTGCACCATCAGCTCCCTTTGCCGATTTTGCGCCGCCGATCGCTACGCAGACAAAACTGCGCCAGGCAATCACCGCCGCTTACCGCCTGCCGGAAACCGAATGCCTGCCGCCGCTGGTCGCCGCCGCCACCCTGCCCGAGGATATCCGCGCCCGGGCCAAGACCACCGCACGCAAGCTGATCACCGCCTTGCGCGCCAAACACAAGGGCTCCGGCGTCGAAGGGCTGGTGCATGAATATTCGCTGTCGAGTCAGGAAGGCGTGGCGCTGATGTGCCTGGCCGAAGCTCTTTTGCGGATTCCCGACACGGCCACCCGCGATGCGCTGATCCGTGACAAGATTGCCGATGGCGACTGGCGCTCGCATATTGGCGGCGGCCGGTCCCTGTTCGTCAATGCCGCCACCTGGGGCCTCGTCGTCACCGGCAAGCTGACCTCCACCGTCAATGACCGCAGCCTCTCGGCAGCGCTGACGCGGCTGATCGCGCGCGCGGGCGAACCGGTGATCCGCCGTGGCGTCGACATGGCGATGCGGATGATGGGCGAACAGTTCGTCACCGGCGAAACCATCGACGAGGCGCTGAAGCGCTCGCGCCCGCTGGAGGCCAAGGGCTTCCGCTATTCCTACGACATGCTGGGCGAAGCCGCGACCACGGCCGCTGATGCCAAGCGCTACTATGCCGATTACGAAAATGCCATCCATGCGATCGGCAAGGCCTCCAACGGCCGCGGCATCTATGAAGGCCCCGGTATCTCGATCAAGCTCTCGGCGCTGCATCCGCGCTATGTCCGCGCCCAGAGCGCCCGCGTTATGGCTGAGCTGCTGCCCAAGGTGAAGGCGCTGGCGCTGATTGCCAAGAGCTACGACATCGGCCTCAATATAGACGCGGAAGAGGCAGACCGGCTGGAACTGTCGCTGGACCTGCTCGAAGCGCTGCGCCTCGATCCTGCCTTGTCGGGCTGGAACGGCATGGGCTTCGTCGTCCAGGCCTATGGCAAGCGCTGCCCGTTCGTTCTCGATTTCATCATCGATCTCGCCCGCCGCTCCGGTCACCGGATGATGGTGCGCCTCGTCAAGGGCGCCTATTGGGACGCCGAGATCAAGCGTGCCCAGATCGATGGCCTCGATGGTTTCCCGGTCTATACCCGCAAGATATACACCGACATTTCCTACATCGCCTGCGCCCGCAAATTGCTGGATGCGGCCGATGTGATCTTCCCACAGTTCGCCACGCACAATGCCCAGTCGCTGGCGGCGATCTACGAAATGGCCGGGCCCGACTTCAAGGTGGGAAAATACGAGTTCCAATGCCTGCATGGCATGGGCGAACCGCTCTATGACGAGGTTGTCGGCAAGGCCAATCTTGACCGCCCCTGCCGCATCTATGCGCCGGTTGGCACGCATGAGACGCTGCTTGCCTATCTCGTGCGCCGCCTGCTGGAAAACGGCGCCAATTCCTCCTTCGTCAACCGCATTGCCGATCCGGCCGTGTCGATCGACGAGCTGATCGCCGACCCTGTCGATACCGTGCGCGCCATGCCCGTCATGGGCGCCCAGCATGAACAGATCAAACTGCCTGTCGACCTTTATGCCGGCCGCAGCAATTCCGCAGGCCTCGATCTTTCCAACGAAACGTCTCTGGCCATGCTGTCGGAAGCACTGAAAGCGAGCGCTGCGATCGACTGGACGGCCGCACCGCATCTTTGCTCTGAAAAGCTGCGCGGCGAGAGCCGTCTTGTCCTCAATCCCGGCGATCACCGCGATGTCGTCGGCTCCGTTGTCGAGACCGCTGCTGACGATGCCCGCCGGGCTGTCGAGATCGCGCTCGCCGAGGGCGCCGGATGGAGTGCCGTTCCGCCCACCGAGCGCGCCCAATGCCTGGTACGCGCCGCCGACCTGATGCAGGCCAGCATGCCCAAGCTGCTTGGCCTGATCGTGCGCGAAGCCGGCAAGTCGCTGCCGAACGCGATTGCCGAGGTGCGCGAAGCCATCGACTTCCTGCGCTATTATGCCGAACAGGCAACCCGTACATTTGGTCCGGCCCATCAGGCGCTCGGCCCCATCGTCTGCATCAGCCCGTGGAATTTTCCGCTGGCCATCTTCTGCGGCCAGATCGCCGCAGCGCTGGTCGCCGGAAATCCGGTTCTGGCCAAGCCCGCCGAAGAAACCCCGCTGATCGCGGCCGAAGGCGTGCGCATCCTGCATGAGGCCGGCATCCCGCCGGAAGCGCTGCAACTGCTTCCGGGCGACGGCCGTGTCGGTGCAGCCCTGGTCGGCGCGCCGAATATTGCCGGCGTGATGTTCACCGGCTCGACCGAGGTCGCCCGGCTGATCCAGGCGCAGCTGGCTGAGCGGCTGTCCGCATCGGGCAAGCCGGTGCCGCTGATTGCCGAAACCGGCGGCCAGAACGCCATGATCGTTGACAGTTCGGCCCTTGCCGAACAGGTAGTTGGCGATGTCATTGCGTCCGCCTTCGACAGCGCCGGCCAGCGCTGCTCGGCGCTGCGCGTGCTCTGCCTGCAGGACGATGTTGCCGACCGCGTGCTCACCATGCTGAAGGGCGCGCTGCACGAGCTCGATATCGGCCGCACCGACCGCCTGGCTGTCGATGTCGGCCCGGTCATCACGGCGGAAGCCAAGGAGATCATCGAAAAGCATATCGACGCCATGCGCGGCATCGGCGCCAAGGTCGAGCAGATCGCGCTATCTCCAGCCACGGCAAACGGCACGTTCGTGCCGCCAACGATCATCGAGCTGAAGCAGCTTTCCGACCTCAAGCGCGAAGTCTTCGGCCCGGTCCTGCATGTGCTGCGCTACGAGCGCGACGATCTCGACCGGCTGATCGACGACATCAATGCCACCGGCTACGGCCTGACATTCGGGCTGCACACGCGCCTGGACGAGACCATTGCCCATGTCACCTCGCGGGTGAAGGCCGGCAATCTCTACGTCAACCGCAACATCATCGGCGCCGTCGTCGGCGTCCAGCCCTTTGGCGGGCGCGGCCTGTCGGGCACCGGTCCGAAAGCCGGCGGCCCGCTCTATCTCGGCCGTCTCGTCACCACGCCGCCGGTGCCGCCGCAGCACAGCTCGGTTCATACCGATCCAGTTCTGCTCGATTTCGCCAAGTGGCTGGATAGCAAGGGCCTGAGAACCCAGGCGCAGGACGCCCGCGAGACCGGCAGCCAGTCGGCGCTCGGCCTCACGACCGAGCTTGCCGGGCCGGTTGGCGAAATCAACCTCTACGCCCTGCATCCGCGCGGAAAGATCCTGCTGGTGCCGCAGACGGCCGATGGCCTTTACCGCCAGCTTGCCGCCGTATTCGCAACCGGCAATACGGCCGTGGTCGATACCACATCCGGCCTGAAGGAAGCTCTGGCATCGCTGCCGGCCACCGTTGCCGCCCGCGTGTCCTTCACGGCCGACTGGCGCATGGATGTGCCGTTTGCCGGCGCGCTGATCGAGGGCGAGGCGGAGCGCGTGCGCACCGTCAACAGGCAGATCGCCACCCTTCCCGGCCCGCTGGTTCTGGTCCAGGCCGCATCGACGGCCGAACTGTCCAAAAACCCGGATGCCTATTGCCTCAACTGGCTGTTGGAAGAAGTCTCGACCAGCATCAACACGGCAGCCGCCGGCGGAAATGCCAGCCTGATGTCGATCGGGTAA
- a CDS encoding GFA family protein translates to MPERPLLLTGKCLCGAVEYQVEDAFEYAMNCHCSNCRRTTGSAFKPIAGIARERMRVLKGDEAVLVYGNPDEAHDVHCATCGSLVYSVVREGAYVHVPMGTLVDTPTIRPTAHIFVGSKAPWYDITDGLPQYREFPDG, encoded by the coding sequence ATGCCCGAAAGACCCCTGCTGCTCACCGGAAAGTGCCTTTGCGGCGCTGTCGAATATCAGGTTGAGGACGCTTTTGAATATGCGATGAACTGCCATTGCTCCAACTGCCGCCGCACCACCGGATCGGCGTTCAAGCCGATTGCTGGGATCGCGCGGGAGCGGATGCGGGTCTTGAAGGGCGATGAGGCGGTTTTGGTTTACGGCAATCCCGATGAGGCGCACGACGTGCATTGCGCCACCTGCGGTTCGCTGGTCTATTCGGTGGTGCGTGAAGGCGCCTATGTCCATGTGCCGATGGGCACGCTGGTCGATACCCCCACGATCCGGCCCACCGCGCATATTTTCGTCGGCTCGAAAGCGCCGTGGTACGATATCACCGATGGTCTACCGCAATACCGGGAGTTCCCGGACGGTTGA
- the dapF gene encoding diaminopimelate epimerase has protein sequence MSTPVEFAVMNGLGNKILVVDMRGRRDKVTPEAAIAINAHADTRFDQIMAIHDPKAEGTDAFIDILNSDGSKAQACGNGTRCVVQALAAETGKKAFTFQTVAGILNAQEHADGTISVDMGTPVFAWDKIPLSEEFYDTSRIELQIGPIDDPVLHSPSVMSMGNPHAIFWVDRDVMSFDLERFGPLLENHPMFPERANITLAQVTSPMSVTTRTWERGAGLTLACGSAACSAAVSAARTGRTGRNVAITVASATPPGILTIEWRERDDHVIMTGPAEWEWSGTVDPTTGLWFRDDEPRAESAAL, from the coding sequence ATGAGCACTCCGGTCGAATTCGCTGTCATGAACGGGCTTGGCAACAAGATCCTGGTCGTCGATATGCGTGGGCGCCGGGACAAGGTGACGCCGGAGGCGGCCATCGCGATCAATGCGCATGCCGATACCCGGTTCGACCAGATCATGGCGATCCATGATCCGAAGGCCGAGGGCACCGACGCGTTTATCGACATCCTCAATTCCGACGGTTCAAAGGCGCAGGCCTGCGGCAACGGTACGCGCTGCGTCGTGCAGGCGCTTGCAGCCGAGACCGGCAAGAAGGCGTTCACCTTCCAGACCGTCGCCGGCATCCTGAATGCGCAGGAACATGCCGACGGGACCATTTCCGTCGATATGGGCACGCCCGTTTTTGCCTGGGACAAGATCCCGCTCTCGGAAGAATTCTACGATACCAGCCGCATCGAGCTGCAGATCGGCCCGATCGACGATCCGGTCCTGCATTCGCCCTCCGTCATGTCGATGGGCAATCCGCATGCAATCTTCTGGGTCGATCGCGATGTCATGTCGTTCGATCTCGAACGCTTCGGCCCGCTGCTCGAAAACCACCCGATGTTTCCCGAACGCGCCAATATCACCCTTGCGCAGGTCACCTCGCCCATGTCGGTGACGACCCGCACCTGGGAACGCGGCGCTGGCCTGACGCTCGCCTGCGGCTCGGCCGCCTGTTCTGCCGCAGTTTCGGCTGCCCGCACCGGCCGCACCGGCCGCAATGTCGCAATCACGGTCGCCAGCGCCACGCCGCCCGGCATCCTCACCATCGAATGGCGCGAGCGCGACGACCATGTCATCATGACCGGCCCGGCCGAATGGGAATGGTCCGGCACGGTCGATCCCACGACCGGTCTCTGGTTCCGCGACGACGAACCACGGGCGGAAAGTGCCGCGCTTTGA
- the mtaB gene encoding tRNA (N(6)-L-threonylcarbamoyladenosine(37)-C(2))-methylthiotransferase MtaB → MSGVDVITFGCRLNTYESEVMRAQAEKAGLNNAILVNTCAVTGEAVRQARQAIRRARRDNPHARIIVTGCAAQTEKQTFAEMPEVDAVLGNEDKLTSASYRALPDFGVSAEEKLRVNDIMSVRETAPQMVKLIEGNVRAFIQVQNGCDHRCTFCIIPYGRGNSRSVPMGAVVDQARKLTDSGYREIVLTGVDATSYGGDLPGTPSLGLLAKTLLKQVPDILRLRLSSIDSIEADSHLMDLIADEPRFMPHLHLSLQHGDDMILKRMKRRHSSEDALAFIRDVRRLRPDVSFGADMIAGFPTETEEMFDNAIALAKEANIAHLHVFPYSPRAGTPAARMPQLDRALVKERAARLRATGLQLQQAHLDSMIGTQQSLLVENNGLAHTENFTLAAVPGLKPRAIVQARITGHDGKHLMLAAQNGEAVLERRQA, encoded by the coding sequence TTGAGCGGCGTCGATGTCATAACCTTCGGCTGCCGTCTCAACACCTATGAATCCGAAGTGATGCGGGCGCAGGCCGAAAAGGCGGGGCTGAACAATGCCATCCTCGTCAATACCTGCGCCGTGACCGGCGAGGCCGTGCGCCAGGCCCGCCAGGCGATCCGCCGGGCGCGCCGCGACAATCCGCATGCGCGCATCATCGTCACCGGCTGTGCCGCCCAGACCGAAAAGCAGACCTTTGCCGAAATGCCCGAGGTCGACGCCGTGCTCGGCAACGAGGACAAGCTGACGAGCGCCTCTTACCGCGCGTTGCCTGATTTCGGCGTATCGGCTGAGGAAAAACTGCGCGTCAACGATATCATGAGCGTGCGCGAAACGGCGCCGCAGATGGTCAAGCTGATCGAGGGCAATGTGCGCGCCTTCATCCAGGTGCAGAATGGTTGCGACCACCGCTGCACCTTCTGCATCATCCCCTATGGCCGTGGCAATTCCCGCTCCGTGCCGATGGGCGCCGTCGTCGATCAGGCGCGTAAACTGACGGATAGCGGCTACCGCGAGATCGTGCTGACCGGCGTCGATGCGACGAGCTATGGCGGCGACCTGCCGGGAACGCCATCGCTTGGGCTTCTGGCAAAGACATTGTTGAAACAGGTGCCGGATATCCTGCGCCTGCGCCTCTCCTCGATCGACAGCATCGAGGCGGACAGCCATTTGATGGACCTGATCGCGGATGAGCCGCGTTTCATGCCGCATCTGCACCTGTCGCTGCAGCATGGCGACGACATGATCCTGAAGCGGATGAAGCGCCGCCACTCAAGCGAGGATGCCCTGGCGTTCATTCGCGACGTGCGGCGGCTGCGTCCGGACGTAAGCTTTGGCGCCGACATGATCGCAGGCTTTCCGACCGAGACCGAAGAGATGTTTGACAATGCGATTGCGCTGGCCAAGGAGGCCAATATCGCCCATCTGCATGTCTTTCCCTATTCGCCGCGCGCAGGAACGCCCGCCGCCCGCATGCCGCAACTCGACCGCGCTTTGGTGAAAGAACGGGCCGCCCGGCTGCGCGCCACTGGACTTCAGCTGCAGCAGGCCCATCTTGACAGCATGATCGGAACGCAGCAAAGCCTGCTTGTCGAGAACAACGGCTTGGCACATACGGAAAATTTCACGCTTGCCGCCGTCCCCGGCCTGAAGCCGCGCGCTATCGTGCAGGCTCGGATTACCGGCCATGACGGCAAGCATCTCATGCTGGCAGCCCAAAATGGTGAAGCGGTTTTGGAGCGGCGGCAGGCATAG